One region of Rhodocaloribacter litoris genomic DNA includes:
- a CDS encoding TetR/AcrR family transcriptional regulator: MYEPDVSETALPRRERERLMRRRAMLEAARAVFAEKGYLQATVDEIAQRAEFGKGTLYNYFTGGKEDLLFAIFDEIYDDLYHLIVRSFSPERTRQYPTRELFEQFIASCFQFFLDRQDLFKILMKEAHRMIFGDDPEKTAYFLRQKERINAALVPPLETAMRRGELKPLPAQAVAHMIMGNINGCQMHMMLECREDPSCCPVEETAQSMARFLTTMLFDGLLADPAGVRPSPERPTS, from the coding sequence ATGTACGAACCGGACGTATCCGAAACCGCCCTGCCGCGTCGCGAGCGAGAACGGCTCATGCGACGGCGCGCCATGCTCGAGGCGGCCCGGGCCGTCTTCGCCGAAAAAGGCTATCTGCAGGCAACCGTCGATGAAATCGCCCAGCGGGCCGAGTTCGGCAAAGGCACGCTCTACAACTATTTCACCGGGGGGAAGGAGGATCTCCTCTTCGCCATCTTCGACGAGATCTACGACGACCTTTACCACCTGATCGTGCGCTCGTTCTCGCCGGAACGCACCAGGCAGTATCCGACCCGCGAGCTGTTCGAGCAGTTCATCGCGTCCTGCTTCCAGTTCTTCCTCGACCGGCAGGATCTGTTCAAGATTCTGATGAAGGAAGCCCACCGCATGATCTTTGGCGACGACCCGGAGAAGACGGCCTACTTCCTGCGGCAGAAGGAGCGCATCAACGCAGCGCTGGTACCGCCCCTGGAGACGGCCATGCGCCGCGGCGAACTCAAGCCGCTGCCGGCGCAGGCCGTCGCGCACATGATCATGGGCAACATCAACGGTTGCCAGATGCACATGATGCTCGAGTGCCGGGAGGATCCGTCCTGCTGTCCCGTCGAGGAGACGGCACAGTCGATGGCGCGCTTTCTGACGACGATGCTTTTCGACGGGCTGCTGGCCGATCCGGCCGGTGTCCGGCCCTCCCCAGAACGACCGACAAGCTGA
- a CDS encoding DUF4097 family beta strand repeat-containing protein, producing the protein MKYVFSFRCLLVLLLIGVTGAPAHGGPAEAWDTVKRTFKVRPGGTLFIDLDHGNVTVEVGRDDLVHIEVERIVEADSEEEAKRILDRHELDFLQDGNNVHFRSRFEDQRWTRKLWGRSTRFKMEVRVKVPERFNVDFSNGAGNLVIADVVGRVAGRTGAGNVRIGTVRGPVEVSSGAGNIEVDGAVGRVEVSSGAGNITLRRIEGQILAHTGAGNITAQITSQPEDASRLESGAGNVTVYLDRDVGVYVDAVAGLGSAECEYGLEIEGKWMKKSFGGRVNGGGPELTLRSGVGNVALKKM; encoded by the coding sequence ATGAAGTACGTGTTTTCGTTTCGCTGCCTTCTGGTGCTTTTGCTGATCGGAGTGACCGGTGCGCCGGCCCATGGTGGTCCGGCGGAAGCCTGGGATACGGTCAAGCGTACCTTCAAGGTGCGGCCCGGCGGCACCCTGTTCATCGATCTCGATCACGGCAACGTCACGGTCGAGGTGGGCCGCGACGATCTCGTCCACATCGAGGTCGAGCGCATCGTGGAAGCGGACAGCGAGGAAGAAGCCAAGCGCATCCTGGACCGGCACGAGCTTGATTTTTTGCAGGACGGCAACAATGTGCATTTCCGCTCGCGTTTCGAGGACCAGCGGTGGACGCGCAAGCTCTGGGGGCGTAGCACGCGGTTCAAAATGGAGGTGCGGGTCAAGGTGCCGGAGCGTTTTAACGTCGACTTCAGCAACGGGGCGGGTAACCTTGTCATCGCGGACGTGGTGGGTCGGGTAGCGGGGCGCACCGGCGCCGGCAACGTGCGCATCGGCACCGTGCGCGGGCCGGTCGAGGTCAGTTCCGGAGCCGGCAACATCGAGGTAGATGGGGCGGTAGGCCGGGTCGAGGTCAGCTCCGGGGCCGGCAACATCACCCTGCGGCGTATCGAGGGACAGATCCTTGCGCACACGGGGGCCGGCAACATCACGGCCCAGATCACCAGCCAGCCGGAGGATGCCTCCCGGCTTGAATCCGGCGCCGGCAACGTGACGGTGTACCTCGACCGGGACGTAGGGGTCTATGTCGATGCCGTGGCGGGACTGGGGTCGGCCGAATGTGAATATGGCCTCGAGATCGAAGGGAAATGGATGAAGAAGTCCTTCGGAGGGCGTGTCAACGGCGGGGGACCCGAGCTGACGCTGCGCTCCGGGGTTGGCAACGTGGCGCTCAAGAAGATGTGA
- a CDS encoding TetR/AcrR family transcriptional regulator, giving the protein MEPSAQDSGDLRRRILDTARCLLVADGYKRLSMRKIARAIGYSATSIYLHFESKDALVHALIEEGMERLYGAFRRVWAAHPDDPYARLEALCRCYVDFGLEHPEYYEIMYLLHPEQMARFPAEKYRRARRNLELLVETLAEGAERGVFVPEDPLRAASAIWASLHGVVSLLLSRRVDVRVEPRQLVDATIRQVLRGYAVTPLDVDLPASG; this is encoded by the coding sequence ATGGAGCCTTCTGCACAGGATAGCGGCGATCTCCGGCGGCGGATCCTGGATACGGCCCGGTGCCTGCTCGTCGCCGACGGGTACAAGCGCCTGTCGATGCGCAAGATCGCGCGGGCCATCGGATACAGCGCCACGAGCATCTATCTCCATTTCGAGAGCAAGGATGCGCTGGTGCACGCCCTGATCGAGGAGGGCATGGAACGCCTGTACGGGGCCTTTCGGCGCGTGTGGGCCGCCCACCCCGACGATCCGTATGCCCGGCTGGAAGCGCTTTGCCGCTGTTACGTCGATTTCGGGCTGGAGCACCCGGAATATTACGAGATCATGTACCTGCTGCACCCGGAGCAGATGGCCCGCTTTCCTGCCGAGAAGTATCGCCGGGCTCGTCGCAACCTGGAGCTCCTCGTCGAGACGCTGGCCGAGGGGGCGGAGCGCGGGGTGTTTGTGCCGGAGGATCCGCTCCGGGCGGCCAGTGCCATCTGGGCGTCGTTGCACGGGGTCGTCTCGCTGTTGCTCTCTCGCCGTGTGGACGTGCGGGTGGAGCCCCGGCAACTGGTCGATGCCACCATCCGGCAGGTGCTGCGC
- a CDS encoding TolC family protein yields the protein MNRIDLAFKGCLRHGGLAVLLLAVLLALPARAQVTPSAAPISLTLDEAIQVALANNYALQRTRLDLKNAGAQVKEGWGQLLPQIALNSSYTRNLESANPFAGSQAGSLFNSFAFIDWLAFNEQARTDDDPATNPISLAEFFSRRQAGLDEAGATLTGGGNPFSVPNQFSNTISITQKIFDGRAIWGAAGADKYLEPFTERRLEREEQLLIARVKQAFYQALLAQARVEVARQSVARTSRTLEEVGKRVAQGVTPKFDRLSTEVELANLETQLVQAENAAAQATDDLKLLLGLPIEQPVSLRGRLEAEDPGQFIQISAERALALALERRPDVEQAWINVELQKVQEQATRAQYFPTLDAFASIGYLGNVPDNRLVVLSDPDDPFRFTTQRNDFFSDAYWDWNVNVGFRLSWTLFDGFQRRQQVQQRKIAVSQARLQYDELVQQVKLEVEQALRNLEAARQRIEAQRRNVDRAELNYDYALARLQEGVASPLEVREASEQLDQTRLNYLQAMHDLLGARAAFEAAVGLPDREGLPGFNLTETRN from the coding sequence ATGAACCGGATAGATCTCGCTTTCAAAGGTTGTTTGCGGCACGGCGGTCTTGCGGTGTTGCTGCTGGCCGTGCTCCTTGCCCTGCCTGCGCGGGCCCAGGTTACCCCCTCCGCCGCCCCGATCAGCCTGACCCTGGACGAAGCGATTCAGGTTGCCCTGGCGAACAACTATGCTCTCCAGCGAACCCGGCTGGATCTCAAGAACGCCGGTGCACAGGTCAAAGAGGGATGGGGGCAGCTCTTGCCCCAGATTGCCCTGAATTCCAGCTATACGCGAAACCTCGAATCGGCCAACCCCTTTGCGGGCAGCCAGGCCGGCAGCCTGTTCAACTCGTTTGCCTTCATCGACTGGCTGGCCTTTAACGAGCAGGCCCGCACGGACGACGACCCGGCCACCAACCCGATCTCGCTGGCCGAGTTCTTTTCCCGCCGGCAGGCCGGGCTGGACGAGGCGGGCGCCACCCTGACCGGCGGCGGCAACCCCTTCTCGGTGCCGAACCAGTTCAGCAACACCATCAGCATCACCCAGAAGATCTTCGACGGACGGGCCATCTGGGGCGCCGCGGGCGCCGACAAATACCTCGAACCCTTCACGGAACGCCGGCTGGAACGGGAGGAGCAGCTGCTCATCGCCCGGGTGAAACAGGCTTTTTACCAGGCGTTGCTGGCCCAGGCCCGCGTCGAGGTGGCGCGTCAGAGCGTGGCCCGCACGAGCCGGACCCTGGAGGAAGTGGGCAAGCGCGTCGCCCAGGGGGTTACGCCCAAGTTCGACCGCCTCAGCACCGAGGTGGAGCTGGCCAACCTGGAAACCCAGCTCGTGCAGGCCGAGAACGCGGCGGCACAGGCCACCGACGACCTCAAGCTGCTCCTCGGCCTCCCGATCGAGCAGCCGGTCTCGCTGCGCGGCCGCCTGGAAGCCGAAGATCCCGGCCAGTTCATCCAGATCTCGGCCGAACGCGCCCTCGCGCTGGCGCTCGAACGCCGGCCGGACGTGGAACAGGCATGGATCAACGTGGAGCTGCAAAAGGTGCAGGAGCAGGCGACGCGGGCCCAGTATTTCCCGACACTCGACGCCTTTGCCAGCATCGGTTACCTCGGTAACGTTCCGGACAACCGCCTGGTCGTGCTCTCGGACCCGGACGACCCGTTCCGCTTCACCACGCAGCGCAACGACTTCTTCAGCGATGCCTACTGGGACTGGAACGTCAACGTCGGCTTCCGGCTTTCGTGGACCCTCTTCGACGGCTTCCAGCGGCGCCAGCAGGTGCAGCAGCGCAAGATCGCCGTGAGCCAGGCCCGCCTGCAGTACGACGAGCTGGTCCAGCAGGTGAAGCTGGAGGTGGAACAGGCGCTTCGCAACCTGGAGGCCGCCCGGCAACGTATCGAGGCGCAGCGCCGGAACGTGGACCGGGCCGAGCTCAACTACGACTATGCCCTGGCCCGCCTGCAGGAAGGCGTTGCCAGCCCGCTGGAGGTACGCGAGGCTTCCGAGCAACTCGACCAGACCCGCCTCAACTACCTGCAGGCCATGCACGACCTGCTCGGGGCCCGGGCCGCCTTCGAAGCGGCCGTCGGTCTGCCGGACCGGGAGGGGCTCCCCGGCTTCAACCTCACCGAAACACGCAACTGA
- a CDS encoding efflux RND transporter periplasmic adaptor subunit: protein MLHRSTPLLLAGLLALGPVLSGCARSEDASAAEEAAAPLPGKRTVRVETLVLAPASFTEIVELTGAVETAFDATLSAETAGTILSLAPLGQAVRQGTVVAELDAELARAAVEQARAQVEAAQAQYELAEDTFRRQEPLYRDSIISAIEFENVRTQRNQAKAQLAQARAALSQAEEQLRQTRIRAPFAGTVEAHLVEVGEQVMPGTPVVRLVNTDRVKVVAGVPERYANDIEAGTPVEVGFKAYGMARRPARVTFAGRVINPQNRTFRIEIELDNRDGRLKPEMIAEVYLTRATYENRLVVPQTAVLRDENGQTMYVVEQEEAQRVARRRTVTLGPSYGGRVVVEEGLEPGDEVIVVGQTKVTEGDAVEVVRRDSSLAAR from the coding sequence ATGCTCCATAGATCCACACCTCTGCTGCTTGCGGGCCTGCTGGCCCTGGGGCCGGTGCTCTCCGGCTGTGCCAGAAGTGAAGACGCCAGCGCCGCCGAAGAAGCCGCCGCCCCGCTGCCCGGCAAACGCACCGTCCGCGTCGAGACGCTCGTGCTGGCGCCGGCCTCGTTCACCGAGATCGTCGAGCTGACCGGCGCCGTCGAGACGGCCTTCGATGCCACGCTCTCGGCCGAGACGGCCGGCACGATCCTCTCGCTGGCCCCGCTGGGCCAGGCCGTGCGCCAGGGCACGGTGGTCGCCGAACTGGACGCCGAGCTGGCCCGGGCCGCCGTGGAACAGGCACGGGCGCAGGTGGAAGCGGCCCAGGCACAGTATGAGTTGGCCGAGGACACCTTCCGCCGCCAGGAGCCGCTCTACCGGGACTCGATCATCAGCGCCATCGAGTTCGAGAACGTGCGCACGCAACGCAACCAGGCCAAGGCCCAGCTGGCCCAGGCCCGGGCCGCCCTCAGCCAGGCAGAGGAGCAGCTCCGCCAGACCCGGATCAGGGCGCCGTTCGCGGGCACCGTCGAAGCCCACCTGGTCGAGGTGGGCGAGCAGGTCATGCCCGGCACGCCCGTCGTCCGCCTCGTGAACACGGACCGGGTGAAGGTCGTCGCCGGCGTGCCCGAGCGCTACGCGAACGACATCGAAGCCGGCACGCCCGTCGAGGTCGGCTTCAAGGCCTACGGCATGGCCCGTCGCCCGGCCCGGGTCACGTTCGCCGGACGGGTCATCAACCCGCAGAACCGCACCTTCCGCATCGAGATCGAACTCGACAACCGGGACGGTCGCCTCAAGCCCGAAATGATTGCCGAGGTCTACCTGACGCGGGCCACCTACGAAAACCGGCTTGTGGTTCCCCAGACGGCCGTGCTTCGTGACGAAAACGGCCAGACCATGTACGTCGTCGAGCAGGAGGAAGCGCAACGGGTGGCCCGGCGCCGCACGGTCACGCTCGGCCCCTCCTACGGCGGCCGGGTCGTCGTCGAGGAAGGCCTCGAGCCGGGCGACGAGGTCATCGTCGTCGGCCAGACGAAAGTGACCGAGGGCGACGCCGTCGAGGTCGTCCGCCGGGACTCGAGCCTGGCCGCCCGCTGA